The following are from one region of the Etheostoma spectabile isolate EspeVRDwgs_2016 chromosome 17, UIUC_Espe_1.0, whole genome shotgun sequence genome:
- the ap3m1 gene encoding AP-3 complex subunit mu-1, with protein MIHSLFLINHSGDIFLEKHWKSVISRSVCDYFFEAKEKAVDPENVPPVLQTPHHYLITIYRDKLFFLSVIQTEVPPLFVIEFLHRVADTIQDYFGDCSESVIKDNVVTVYELLEEMLDNGFPLATESNVLKEMIRPPTILRSVVNTLTGGSNVGDTLPTGQLSNIPWRRAGVKYTNNEAYFDVIEEIDAILDKSGTTVFAEIQGVIEACVRLSGMPDLTLSFMNPRLFDDVSFHPCVRFKRWESERILSFIPPDGNFTLMNYHVSSQNLVAIPVYVKQSISFFEMGPCGRLDITIGPKQTMGKTVEALMVTIHMPKAVLSANLTPTQGNYTYDLATKVLVWDIGKLNPQKLPNLRGSLSLQAGAPKPEDNPSLNIDLKIQQLAISGLKVSRLDMYGEKYKPFKGVKYLTKAGNFQVRT; from the exons ATGATCCACAGTCTGTTCCTGATTAACCACTCGGGAGACATCTTCCTGGAGAAACACTGGAAGAGTGTCATCAGCCGGAGTGTGTGTGATTACTTTTTCGAGGCGAAGGAGAAGGCAGTGGACCCAGAGAATGTGCCCCCTGTCCTGCAGACCCCACACCACTATCTCATCACCATATACAGGGACaagctcttcttcctctctgtcatcCAGACTGAAGTCCCTCCACTGTTTGTCATTGAGTTCCTTCACAGAGTGGCAGACACAATTCAG GACTACTTTGGAGATTGCTCAGAAAGTGTAATCAAGGACAATGTGGTGACCGTGTATGAGCTGTTGGAGGAGATGCTGGACAACGGCTTTCCACTAGCAACAGAGTCCAACGTCCTCAAAGAGATGATCAGGCCTCCCACCATCCTGCGATCAGTTGTCAATACGCTCACAG GAGGTAGTAATGTTGGAGATACATTACCAACTGGTCAATTGTCCAATATTCCATGGAGGCGGGCTGGTGTTAAATACACTAATAATGAGGCATATTTTGACGTGATAGAGGAAATCGATGCCATTCTGGACAAATCGG GTACGACAGTATTTGCAGAGATCCAGGGTGTAATTGAAGCCTGTGTAAGGCTCTCTGGGATGCCTGACCTGACTCTGTCCTTTATG AATCCTCGTCTCTTCGATGACGTGAGTTTCCACCCATGTGTGCGGTTTAAACGCTGGGAGTCAGAGCGCATCCTCTCTTTCATCCCGCCAGATGGAAACTTCACACTCATGAACTATCATGTCAGCTCGCAAAA TCTCGTGGCCATTCCAGTGTACGTGAAGCAGAGCATCTCTTTCTTTGAGATGGGACCTTGTGGTCGCCTGGACATCACAATTGGACCCAAGCAGACCATGGGGAAGACAGTGGAGGCCTTGATGGTCACTATCCACATGCCTAAAGCTGTGCTCAGTGCCAatctcacacccacacagggAAACTACACCTACGACCTTGCTACCAAG GTGTTGGTTTGGGACATTGGGAAACTGAACCCCCAGAAGCTTCCTAACTTAAGAGGCAGTCTGAGTCTGCAGGCAGGAGCCCCCAAACCTGAAGATAACCCATCACTCAACATTGACTTGAAGATTCAACAGTTGGCCATATCAG GTCTCAAGGTCAGTCGGCTTGACATGTATGGAGAGAAATACAAGCcgtttaaaggggtcaaatatCTGACTAAAGCAGGGAATTTCCAAGTGCGGACCTGA